Within the Astatotilapia calliptera unplaced genomic scaffold, fAstCal1.2 U_scaffold_10, whole genome shotgun sequence genome, the region acatcatgtttttcttgaaggatgcagacttcttcctgtaccactgcttgaagaaggtgtcttccagaaactggcagtaggactgggagttgagcttgactccatcctcaacccgaaaaggccccacaagctcatctttgatgataccagcccaaaccagtactccacctccaccttgctggcgtctgagtcggactggagctctctgccctttaccaatccagccacgggcccatccatctggcccatcaagactcactctcatttcatcagtccataaaaccttagaaaaaccagtcttgagatatttcttggcccagtcttgacgtttcagcttgtgtgtcttgttcagtggtggtcgtctttcagcctttcttaccttggccatgtctctgagtattgcacaccttgtgcttttgggcactccagtgatgttgcagctctgaaatatggccaaactggtggcaagtggcatcttggcagctgcacgcttgacttttctcagttcatgggcagttattttgcgccttggtttttccacacgcttcttgcgaccctgttgactattttgaatgaaacgcttgattgttcgatgatcacgcttcagaagctttgcaattttgagactgctgcatccctctgcaagatatctcactatttttgacttttctgagcctgtcaagtccttcttttgacccattttgccaaaggaaaggacgttacctaataattatgcacacctgatatagggtgttgatgtcattagaccacaccccttctcattacagagatgcacatcacctaatatgcttaattggtagtaggctttcgagcctatacagcttggagtaagacaacatgcatgaagaggatgatgtggacaaaatactcatttgcctaataattctgcactccctgtatagtggacagaaatatttggagtggcacaaataatttgtggcatcttattgaagaacagctgattgttctgtaaatagtttgaaatggttattaaaaaaatcaaggtcaaaggtaaatggatgcaaataactttgttgtttgcaaatctggtgcataggattttaaaatagacaatttatatttgcgtttaaagttatgaaatatgattcaataaacatgtttatggttGTTGCAGTAAAGAAATATATGATTTTTCTactgtgattttatgttttttgtctgattttagatcaagtGTGTTAATATAGcacatcaaaaatgaaaacataactgtaaataaattcagacacgtgaggttgtgctgaaaacaatgataccaaacaaggcaaagtaaatagtttttaaaggtaaaatgtggaggaaagatcaaaagtagttaaaaatggccaattctaccctggaccccagagggttaaacttttttttaaagtaacgcaatagttacttttcaagtaattaattactttttgaaTATTGTAAAttagttactaactcagttacgtttttgaagaagtaactagtaactataattaattactttttcaaattaacttgcccaacactggaaATCAGTGATGCGTTGCAGGCCCTGCCACATGCATCAGGACTGAGTTGTTGTATCCTTCAAGCTTCAATCTATACTGCCTCTTGGCTTCCCTGATGGATCTATGTAGGTCATATCTGGCCTTTTTGTAGCCCTCTGTGTCACTAGAGGCAAATGCAGTGGAGCGTGCACGCAGCATGGAACACACTTCACAGTTCAACCATGGTTTCTAAATTGGATATGTTTAATAGCACTTATCAAAATTattactttaattaaaattgTATGGTGATGATCTGATTTGATAGCACTAATGGTGCTATTGGCTGGGTGAGTGTCCAGAGAGATGACAGCATGAAGGGAGTCCAACCTGATGTGTCCGCTGATCCAGAGCGGTGAAGGCAAGAAGGCAAGAGGGTGCTGTGGTGTCCAGAAAGCCTGAAGTGGCTTGAGGTTTTCAAAAGGGGTGGCCAGCGCCCAGGTCGACTTACAAACTAGACAGTGAGAGTGGCTGTGTGAAGGACTGCTGTAagcacaattcaattcaattcaattttatttatatatatattattattatattattattattattattatttatagcgccaaatcacaacaaaagtcgcctcaaggacaGGAAGGATGAGGTAAGTTAATCATAGACATAAAATGCAAGGCGCAAACGGGACCTGACAAACGCAAACGGGACCTGACAAACGCAAACGGGACCTGGCTGACAAACTGGTGAGAAATAAATAAGGAAGCTGGCCTTAAATACTGTCTGTTGATAGCCCTGGATCACTGACAGGTGAGCAAGTAGGTGTGGTGATGAGGCTCCACTCAGGGGTGAGAACATGGAAAAATACAGCCAACTCACCCAGACCATGATGGAAACAAGTGTGACAGACCACgtaacaatacacacacacactcacacacacacacacacacacacacacacacaatagataCCttctaaaatacaaatatatatatatatatatatatatatatatatatatatatatatatatatatatatatatatatatatatatatatatatatataaaacaaaatatattttacaagcATGTACATTTGTACATGGTACAAATTAGTCTTTATAGGTTTATTGTGGCTTTTTTATTGATgagctacattttttttctttttttcctaatatattttattcactTTTCTTCCTGACACATGTGGTGCTGTAACATGTGTCAGTGTGGGGTTAATAAAGTCTATGTCTAAATTGCCTACTATAAAAATATTTGTCCATTAgatggagaaaacataaaatatataatctAATCCTACCCACTTCCAACATTAACCTTTAAAGCAGTGAGTATCAAATGCAGTTAAATACGTGGACAGAATGATCTACGTTctagaaaaataaatcagtggcTAATATCTATGATAAAAGTCAGCCAAGTGTAGATTATTTCAACCATATTTTCTGTATACGTCTTCTTAATTTGATAGCCCATAATAGCCCATAATTTCCTTGACTTAAAGAAAATAGAGAAACGtacaggattttaaaaaatttattcatttattttctccacAAACCAAAAATTATGTTTAGTTACAaaaatttcattatttttttttaagctgtggTGAAATGGGAGGAAACATTGTGACAGTCATAAGAAAAGCTGGgctgtgatgttgttgtttccATCAGCTAAGAGAACAAGACCAGAGAGATCAGCGGTGTGACAAAGAGCAGAAGACCGACAGTTGTACTGCTGCCACTGTTGCAGAGGTCACCCTGGCAGCAGCTCATTTTTGCTCCACCGATTCCTGGGATCTGTGCAGATTGCATGCCTGAGCAAATCAGCTTGGAGGCGCAGCCCTTGAAAGTCACCTTTTGCCCTCCTGCAGTCACTGAGGAAATGAAAAGAGGGAATAACTGAATGTTTTctgagcagaaaagaaaaaacacggTAACACTGAATGCTAACGTCCTGTTACCTGCTGCTGAGATGCAGTGGTCCTCATTTCCATTGCAGTTTACAGTTTTTGTGCAATCGTTTCCATCACATTGGAAGCACTTTTTCCCATTTGGAGAGGAGATGCTGGCCTCTGTTGAATACagaaatatttgtaatatttgttTCCCTGCTTATTTTAGCTGTGTGCCAAAAACATcagcatgaaaaaaacaacagaaaacaaaataaacaatttatGTTATTAATATGTTTATTGTTTGAGATTTTTCAATCAGAAAATTTTCACAGACTGATTATTTTGACCTCATCTACTCAAGCGAATACGACGATTGAGAGAAAGGTTTTGAGTCACTTCAAAACTTTCTcaacatatttaataaaaaattaatttttcttttagtttcaaGGACAAgaaatttcatttcaaaatacCAAGAACCATGATAGAAATTACCAGGGGCATCTTGAGAGTTGCAAAGATTAGAGGTGCAACACTTGCTGGTCAATAGAGTTTGAGAAACTCCAAAGTTGACTGAGGCCTGAACACACTCCTCAGCCGCAGCACAACTTTTCGCTTTAATGTCCAACATTTTTGAACCACCTGAAACAAAAAGAGGAACCATTGAAAACTGAACCAgttcaaaaaaataataaaataaaaactataaaatatcAAACCTGcatatgaagtcattctgactgatccacactgagtgTTGGAAGGACATTCTTTTGTTGTCTGAATGCAGCTTCCAGAGAGTTCCGGTGGGCATTCGAAACATTTCAAAGCACAGGCTGATAAAACAATGATAAAGATAAGTCAACTTTTTCTTGCTTCCAGTGCATGGACATATTCTAAAATATTCACtaaagcaaacattttaaaaaagtagagGGTAACAGTACAATAATTAGTACAATCATTTGTAGAAAATAGACAACCCTTTACTAAGATGTAATAATATTTGTTGTAGaagcattaaaaaggaaaacatttcatttaatattacagaacttactgtttaaaaaatgttcaagaACAGATAACTAAACAAAAACTTGCCTTTAGGGAGCAGCCCGATCCCAAGGATCAGCACAAGGATCTGCATTGTGTGATAAAAGTGAGTCTTAGTTTAGTTTCTCTTCAGGTTATAAGTAATTCTTATTGGGGGGAGTGGTCTTCTCGCTGTGACCACTCCTTAACTCTTTCTTTGACAGTGAAGGAACCTGACTATCAAAAACAAGCCTTTGAAACCGAATTTAAGTTTGTTTCCTATTTTTGTAGCAATTCTTGTgtccatttatttcttttaatttcccaCATAGTTCAGTCTGAGTAAATAGTAAAGTTAGTGAAATAAGCAATTCAAAAACTCTCAGGACTGGGCTTTTGTAACAATGATTGGAGGATATCCGGGTATCCACAGCAACAGTTTTTGTTCTATTTGTAtctgtttacttattttattggAAGGCCTCTGTTGTTTGTAAAGTTAAATAAAGACTTCATGGGCCCTATATCCACATAATTAAAATGGTATTAGTTAGAAATCGCCACTGTAGAATAACATCCATGGTACATTATTCTGTCAGCCCTTATGGGATTCTATTAAAAGCAATTTGAAAAaccgttgttttgttttttattttgtttatttgtttaaagcaTTTTAATAACACTAACatttcaaagagttttttttatcatatatttgatgaaatattttttatgttgtttaattCTATTGCTGAAATATTTTTAGGCTTCAAATAATTTTGTTTAAGAATAGACTTGGTTTTCCTTTGATGACCAGTGACTGTGTTAAATGTCAGCAGAGTATGCTTTAACCATGCAATCACTGTGTATGATAGTTCTTGAAGAAAGTTTAATTTTGTGTACAGTTTAAGCACAGAGTGGAAACAAAATGGAGTGTGTTTCCATAGAAATGAAAGTTACCAACACCACAAATTTGCCTGAAGCTTTATATGCTTCTTTTCATTACagtattttcttttcaattGATAATCTATTAAGCATGTTGAGAATTAAAATTAACCTGATATCATGCAGCAAGAAATGTTTTTCACCCCTCTGAATGTGTTGTGCTCAAGGGTACATGCAGCAGGTTGTACACTGACACAGAAAACTATTTTGCAGTGTGTAAGCTACAAACCACCAGTGCGCATTTCTTGTTGTGAAAGAAATCACTCTGTGTGATAGTTCTTGAGTTCTTCTTCAGTTTCATTTCTTGcactgaatgaaaaacaaaactgactgaGATTCATGAGAAATGAAAGTTACACCAAGTATTAAACCCCGATTCTTTTGTCcccatgatagaacagagaaaacccgacTCATAGTggtcaaaacattttatatttctttttattcaatcatcttccggaagagagaGCCCTGCACAGCCCAAACGCTAGTTGCACGATCTCTAAAATTTTTGCTCCACATATCTTACATCTTACATAACATCTTATATGGTGTTATTTCTGTACATCAGACATCACACACAGTTTCATTACAAATGAAATGAAGTGCACTAAAACTTCCTGTGCAGCTTGCAATAACTTCCCCTTTCTAAGGTCTGTTGCCAGGGCAACCTGTCTGAACTTAGTTTCACTCTGTTGCTCAtacaaaaacatgcagtttcctgtcagtaTGTGACCTAGTCTCAAAGCTGGCCCTCTCTTACACCTAAAACGATATAATCACCAAAATCAGCCTTAAAATACATATTAATTTCATGACACCAACCACACAAAATGTATTCAACCATTATTGCCACATGCATTCAATCTTACAGCATATACATAAAAACCAGACACACCAGTTTTCAGTGgtatattttttacatatttacccTACTCTTTTcacaagggtaaaaaaaaaaaagacagaaatctgTATTTGCACCTCATAAAACAGGTCAACTTTCAGTAAATCGAAACTGAAACACAGTCAAGAATgacttacatttaaaaagcatcctcacatttttattagacGTGCTGAGAGAAGACTCTTTCTTTTCCTGCTCACCACCTCTGCACAGGCTGTAACTTAATCTGTAACTATCAAAATTCCTGAGGACAGTCCCAGGAAACTATTTAACAAGCAGGACTCAAAGTCTAAATAATTATATTCATTTTATGCCGCAGTGATGTTCATACTGACTCTTTCTTCAAACATCCCATTCAGCTGCACTTATTTCGTCTTTGTGTGATCTGATCAGTGAAATAAAACTGTACATAAGAGCAGTTCAACACATGTCAGCAGAGCAGACGACTGTATTCAGAGAGGGCCGAGGACTTTTTCACACCATCCCAGATACGAGCTGCAAAGTGAaacctgtaaaaacaaaaaaagttaagacaggaaacagaggGATAAACTTAAACAAAATCCCAATAATATCTCAAGATTTCACAAAAAATCCAGTGATGTGTTGCAGGCGTATTCTGCACCCACCTTACTTATTAACACGTTTACTTTCTTTATATTGCATGGAATTATATGTTTCTTT harbors:
- the LOC113017320 gene encoding urokinase plasminogen activator surface receptor-like, with protein sequence MQILVLILGIGLLPKACALKCFECPPELSGSCIQTTKECPSNTQCGSVRMTSYAGGSKMLDIKAKSCAAAEECVQASVNFGVSQTLLTSKCCTSNLCNSQDAPEASISSPNGKKCFQCDGNDCTKTVNCNGNEDHCISAAVTAGGQKVTFKGCASKLICSGMQSAQIPGIGGAKMSCCQGDLCNSGSSTTVGLLLFVTPLISLVLFS